In Geopsychrobacter electrodiphilus DSM 16401, a single window of DNA contains:
- a CDS encoding GGDEF domain-containing protein, with protein sequence MRLFLKFDEIRDALFTYLERRSKTTLFSWSLGLTALTGTLDYFTGGYSFILFYLIPIFLGSWFINRTAGTLICIVSFGSSLLVNPLRYVLHHYTHPSFYYWDISLEFIYLLLLSLMFSTLRAQFNTEREMSRIDHLTRALNRRGLLELVTYEMAQCSRHNRELSMAFLDLDNFKTINDQRGHAEGDRVLCAVVSTLRKTLRQADTIARVGGDEFVVMLPQTDAEAAGELLRKVQKQLLISMENQDWPVTFSIGLITYVTPQGTAEELIARVDQLMYSIKNRNKNGLLHRVVP encoded by the coding sequence ATGCGCCTGTTTCTAAAATTTGATGAGATACGCGACGCGCTTTTTACCTATTTGGAGAGACGCTCAAAAACAACCCTCTTCAGCTGGAGCCTCGGGCTGACAGCGCTGACCGGAACCCTCGATTATTTCACCGGCGGTTATTCTTTCATCCTCTTTTACCTCATCCCCATATTCCTTGGGTCCTGGTTCATCAACCGGACCGCCGGGACTCTGATTTGTATCGTCAGCTTTGGCTCCAGTCTTCTCGTCAATCCCCTGCGTTATGTGCTTCATCATTACACTCACCCCTCGTTTTATTACTGGGATATCTCCCTGGAATTTATCTATCTTTTGCTGTTAAGTCTGATGTTCTCCACCCTGAGAGCACAATTCAACACCGAACGTGAAATGTCCCGCATCGACCATCTGACCAGGGCCCTGAATCGACGCGGGCTGCTCGAACTGGTGACCTATGAAATGGCGCAATGCTCGCGGCATAACCGCGAACTCAGCATGGCTTTTCTCGACCTGGATAACTTTAAAACGATTAATGATCAGCGCGGTCACGCTGAGGGGGACAGGGTCCTGTGTGCCGTCGTCTCTACACTGCGGAAAACTCTGCGGCAGGCCGATACAATTGCGCGGGTCGGGGGGGATGAGTTTGTCGTGATGCTGCCTCAAACAGACGCCGAAGCCGCCGGAGAACTCCTCCGCAAGGTGCAGAAACAACTCTTGATATCGATGGAAAACCAGGATTGGCCGGTGACCTTCAGCATTGGCCTCATCACCTATGTGACCCCTCAGGGCACGGCAGAAGAGCTGATTGCACGGGTGGACCAACTCATGTATTCCATCAAAAACCGGAACAAAAATGGCCTCTTGCATCGGGTTGTGCCCTGA
- a CDS encoding efflux RND transporter periplasmic adaptor subunit, translating into MKKAIILSIIGLIIVVGVLAGIKALQIRAMMAQGAKFVMPPEIVTSAPVQSDTWESTLSAVGTLEAVQGVVVTAEMTGKVEHIAFEAGKRVAAGDLLVQQDVSVEKAQLKAAEAMAELARINFERSKTLLPEHSISQSDYDNALAKLTEAQSQIDNIQALIAKKTIRAPFAGRLGIRQINLGQVINDGQAIVSLQSLGPIFVNFLLPQQQLAKLRNGLKVRLRSDALPGQTLNGEITAIDPKVDAATRNIRVQALVPNPKEQLRGGMFVNLTLVLPQAEQVLTIPATAVLYAPYSDSVFVIEEKKNAAGKPAGKAVRQQFVTLGEKRGDFISVKSGLKAGESIVSTGAFKLRNGQGVIVDNKLAPEFKLAPQPAEG; encoded by the coding sequence ATGAAAAAAGCGATTATTCTATCCATTATCGGTCTGATTATTGTCGTTGGGGTGCTGGCTGGCATTAAAGCCCTGCAGATCCGGGCAATGATGGCGCAGGGGGCAAAATTTGTCATGCCTCCCGAAATTGTAACCTCGGCGCCGGTGCAGTCCGACACCTGGGAATCAACCCTGAGCGCGGTCGGTACGCTGGAAGCGGTGCAGGGGGTGGTTGTAACCGCCGAAATGACGGGCAAGGTGGAACACATCGCCTTTGAAGCCGGCAAACGCGTGGCGGCCGGAGACCTGCTGGTGCAGCAGGACGTTTCGGTCGAGAAAGCCCAGCTGAAGGCAGCAGAAGCCATGGCGGAGTTGGCGCGAATCAATTTCGAGCGCTCAAAAACCCTGCTCCCCGAACATTCCATCTCACAATCCGACTACGATAACGCCCTGGCTAAACTCACCGAGGCCCAGTCCCAGATTGACAACATCCAGGCCCTGATCGCCAAAAAAACCATTCGCGCGCCCTTCGCCGGACGACTTGGCATCCGCCAGATCAACCTGGGCCAGGTTATCAACGACGGCCAGGCGATTGTCAGTCTGCAGTCCCTGGGTCCCATCTTTGTCAATTTTCTCCTCCCCCAGCAACAGCTGGCCAAACTGCGCAACGGGCTGAAGGTCAGGCTCAGGTCGGACGCTCTTCCCGGCCAGACCCTCAACGGCGAGATCACCGCCATCGACCCCAAGGTGGATGCCGCGACCCGCAATATTCGAGTGCAGGCCCTGGTTCCTAACCCGAAGGAGCAGCTGCGAGGCGGGATGTTCGTCAACCTCACCCTGGTCCTGCCGCAAGCGGAGCAGGTGCTGACCATCCCGGCCACCGCCGTGCTTTACGCCCCCTACAGTGATTCGGTCTTCGTCATCGAAGAGAAAAAAAATGCCGCCGGCAAGCCGGCAGGCAAGGCGGTACGCCAGCAATTCGTCACCCTGGGCGAAAAACGCGGTGACTTTATCAGCGTAAAATCCGGCCTGAAGGCTGGCGAATCCATCGTAAGTACCGGCGCCTTCAAACTGCGCAATGGTCAGGGCGTGATCGTGGATAACAAGCTGGCGCCCGAATTCAAGCTGGCCCCTCAGCCGGCTGAGGGCTAG
- a CDS encoding efflux RND transporter permease subunit, which produces MKFTDIFIRRPVLALVISLLIIISGLQAIRSLNVRQYPRSDNAVVTVTTVYVGANAELVRGFITTPLERVIAAADGIDYIESQSAPGRSTISARLKLNYDPIKALSEISSKVDQVRGDLPPEAEVPIINVESADSKFASAYLSFTSNILKQNQITDYLVRVVQPRLSALEGVQRADILGARTFAMRIWLNPERMAAFNISPAQVVQALTSNNYLASVGSTKGSLIQVNLTANTDLRSVEEFKRLIVREEHGGIVRLEDISKIVLGAENYDTEVRFSGQTAVFMGIWPLPNANSLDVIKRVRAEMEAISSQLPAGLKGRIAYDGTAYINNAIHEVVKTLSETLLIVVIIIFLFLGSMRAAIIPVIAIPLSLIGAVFLMQAFGFTINLLTLLAIVLSVGLVVDDAIVVVENVERHMGEGKSPMQAAILGARELVSPLIAMTITLAAVYAPIGLQGGLTGSLFREFAFTLAGAVTISGIVAVTLSPMMSSQLLKAGMNEHGFAGVMDRSFKRLRAFYGRLLNGSLNARPAVYLVWLVVTLLTIPMFTMSARELAPSEDQGVIFGILDASANSTLDQTSHYAAAVSKAFLSVPETQFVFQVTMPSSGFAGMVVKPWQERKRNIFQIMPEVQQKLHAIPGIRMFPVTPPALPGGGSFPVEFILASTAEPEQILKFANQIQQAAAKSGMFAFPPLIDVKIDQPQSEIVIDREKVADMGLNLRQVGSEMATMMGGNFVNRFNIAGRSYKVIPQVQRIDRLNPEQLGDIYISGPNGQLIPLSSIATIKNSTVPRSLNRFQQLNAVKISGVAMRPLDEALRFLEREAGKILPQGYVLDYTGESRQLRTEGNKFLQAFALAVILIFLVLAAQFNSFRDPFVILAGSVPLAMFGAMIFTFLKMPNPNVPFWTQGWTTTMNIYSQVGLVTLVGLVAKNGILIVEFANKLQLKGHSKREAVHEAAMTRLRPILMTTGATIAGHFPLILVTGAGAAARNSIGLVLVGGMAVGTLFTLFIIPSIYMLVAKDHSQDQRQEDAITTG; this is translated from the coding sequence ATGAAATTCACCGATATTTTCATCCGCCGGCCGGTTCTGGCGCTGGTGATCAGCCTGTTGATCATCATCTCCGGGCTGCAGGCCATCCGCTCCCTGAACGTCCGTCAGTACCCGCGCAGTGACAACGCCGTCGTCACCGTCACCACCGTCTACGTCGGCGCCAACGCCGAACTGGTGCGCGGATTTATCACCACACCCCTGGAGCGGGTCATCGCCGCCGCCGACGGCATCGACTACATCGAATCCCAAAGCGCGCCGGGACGCTCCACCATCAGTGCCCGACTGAAACTCAACTACGACCCGATCAAGGCGCTGTCCGAGATCAGCTCCAAGGTCGACCAGGTGCGCGGGGATCTCCCGCCCGAAGCCGAAGTCCCGATCATCAATGTGGAATCAGCCGACAGCAAGTTCGCTTCGGCCTATCTGAGCTTTACCTCGAATATCCTCAAACAGAACCAGATCACCGATTACCTGGTGCGCGTCGTCCAACCCCGCCTGTCGGCCCTGGAGGGTGTCCAGCGCGCAGATATTCTCGGCGCGCGCACCTTCGCCATGCGCATCTGGCTCAACCCCGAGCGCATGGCGGCCTTCAATATCAGCCCGGCCCAGGTGGTCCAGGCCTTGACCTCGAATAATTATCTGGCCTCGGTGGGAAGCACCAAGGGCTCGCTGATTCAGGTCAACCTGACCGCCAACACCGACCTGCGCTCGGTCGAGGAGTTCAAACGCCTGATTGTACGCGAAGAACATGGCGGCATCGTACGCCTTGAAGATATCAGTAAGATTGTCCTCGGCGCCGAAAACTATGACACCGAAGTGCGCTTTTCCGGCCAGACCGCTGTCTTCATGGGGATCTGGCCGCTGCCCAACGCCAACTCTCTCGACGTCATCAAACGGGTCCGGGCCGAGATGGAAGCGATCTCCAGCCAACTGCCCGCAGGCTTAAAAGGGCGCATCGCCTACGACGGCACCGCCTATATCAACAATGCCATTCATGAGGTGGTCAAGACCCTGAGCGAGACCTTGTTGATCGTGGTGATCATCATCTTCCTCTTTTTAGGCTCAATGCGCGCGGCGATTATCCCGGTGATCGCCATCCCCCTCTCCCTGATCGGCGCCGTATTCCTGATGCAGGCCTTCGGCTTCACCATCAACCTGCTGACCCTGCTGGCGATCGTGCTCTCCGTCGGTCTGGTGGTCGACGACGCCATCGTCGTTGTCGAGAACGTCGAGCGCCACATGGGAGAAGGAAAATCGCCGATGCAGGCGGCCATTCTGGGCGCACGTGAACTGGTCAGTCCGCTGATCGCCATGACAATTACCCTGGCGGCGGTCTATGCACCGATCGGTTTACAGGGGGGACTGACCGGCTCGCTGTTCCGCGAGTTTGCCTTCACCCTGGCCGGGGCCGTGACCATCTCCGGCATTGTCGCCGTCACCCTGTCGCCGATGATGTCCTCGCAACTCCTGAAAGCAGGGATGAATGAACATGGCTTCGCCGGAGTCATGGACCGTAGCTTCAAAAGGTTGCGGGCCTTTTACGGACGCTTACTGAACGGCAGTCTGAATGCCCGACCGGCGGTGTACCTGGTATGGCTGGTAGTGACACTGCTGACCATCCCGATGTTCACCATGTCGGCCAGAGAGCTGGCTCCGAGCGAGGATCAGGGGGTCATCTTCGGTATTCTGGACGCGTCCGCCAACTCCACCCTGGACCAGACCAGTCACTATGCGGCCGCGGTCAGCAAAGCGTTCCTGAGCGTCCCGGAAACCCAATTTGTCTTTCAGGTCACCATGCCCTCTTCCGGATTTGCCGGGATGGTGGTCAAGCCCTGGCAGGAGCGTAAGCGCAATATTTTTCAGATTATGCCCGAGGTCCAGCAGAAGCTCCACGCCATCCCCGGCATCCGCATGTTTCCGGTCACCCCGCCGGCGCTTCCCGGCGGGGGGTCGTTTCCGGTCGAATTCATTCTGGCCTCAACCGCCGAGCCCGAGCAGATCCTGAAATTCGCCAACCAGATTCAGCAAGCCGCAGCCAAAAGCGGCATGTTCGCCTTTCCGCCGCTCATCGACGTCAAGATCGATCAACCACAATCCGAGATCGTCATCGATCGCGAGAAAGTGGCGGATATGGGCCTTAATCTGCGCCAGGTGGGGTCTGAGATGGCGACAATGATGGGGGGGAATTTTGTCAACCGCTTCAACATCGCCGGTCGCAGCTACAAGGTCATCCCCCAGGTCCAGCGGATCGACCGCCTGAACCCGGAGCAGCTCGGCGACATCTACATCAGCGGACCCAACGGCCAGCTGATTCCCTTAAGCAGCATCGCGACCATCAAGAACAGCACCGTACCGCGCTCATTAAATCGCTTTCAGCAGCTCAACGCTGTCAAAATCAGCGGCGTGGCGATGCGTCCCCTGGACGAGGCGCTGCGTTTTCTGGAAAGAGAAGCCGGCAAAATTCTGCCCCAGGGCTATGTGCTGGATTACACCGGCGAGTCGCGCCAGCTGCGAACCGAAGGGAACAAATTCCTGCAGGCCTTCGCGTTGGCTGTCATCCTGATTTTCCTGGTCCTGGCCGCCCAGTTCAACAGTTTCCGCGATCCCTTCGTGATTCTGGCCGGCTCGGTGCCGCTGGCGATGTTCGGGGCAATGATTTTCACTTTTCTCAAGATGCCCAATCCCAACGTCCCCTTCTGGACTCAGGGCTGGACCACGACCATGAATATTTACTCCCAGGTGGGGTTGGTCACTCTGGTCGGGCTGGTCGCTAAAAACGGCATTCTGATCGTGGAGTTCGCCAACAAGCTGCAACTGAAGGGACACAGCAAACGGGAAGCCGTGCATGAGGCTGCCATGACCCGCCTGCGTCCGATCCTGATGACCACCGGGGCGACCATCGCCGGTCACTTCCCCCTGATTCTGGTCACCGGTGCCGGGGCTGCGGCACGAAACTCCATCGGTCTGGTCCTGGTCGGAGGAATGGCGGTCGGGACCCTGTTTACCCTGTTTATTATTCCGTCGATTTACATGCTGGTGGCCAAGGACCACAGCCAAGACCAACGTCAAGAGGACGCGATTACCACCGGTTAA
- a CDS encoding universal stress protein encodes MLKHILVALDGTSLAETALVETRVLARLCGAKVTLLHIIEPTSAPVVHGERHLTDKNEAEEYLAQIARQFAAEGIPCERHVHSEAITQVAGEIVAHQQELQPDLIVMCTHGPGKLERLLHGSLAQRVIALGQTPLLLTNPEHRLGGKPFVLRQILVALDGDPRHENGFELACTLAKYSRAHLNLLSVVPELSSLAGRKASLSRFLPGASWFLQGLTLHNLKTYLARLLVRAEERELHIDAEVQYGKIARTISARADALETDLIVLATHGKAGTQAFWANSIAAQVQGLTTRSLLLIPV; translated from the coding sequence ATGCTTAAACATATTCTGGTTGCTCTGGATGGAACGTCACTCGCCGAAACCGCCCTCGTCGAAACCCGGGTTCTGGCCAGACTCTGCGGCGCAAAAGTCACCCTGCTGCACATTATTGAACCGACTTCAGCCCCCGTAGTGCATGGCGAACGCCACCTGACCGATAAAAACGAGGCCGAAGAGTATCTGGCCCAAATCGCCCGGCAGTTTGCCGCCGAAGGGATCCCCTGCGAGCGACATGTGCACAGCGAGGCGATCACCCAGGTGGCAGGGGAGATTGTCGCCCATCAACAGGAGCTGCAACCCGACCTGATCGTCATGTGCACCCACGGCCCGGGGAAACTTGAACGCCTGCTGCACGGCAGCCTGGCACAGCGGGTGATTGCTCTCGGCCAGACCCCGCTGCTGCTGACCAACCCCGAACATCGCCTGGGGGGGAAGCCCTTCGTGCTGCGCCAGATCCTGGTCGCACTCGACGGAGATCCCAGGCATGAAAACGGCTTTGAACTGGCCTGCACTCTGGCGAAGTACAGCCGGGCCCATCTCAACCTGCTGTCCGTGGTCCCCGAGCTCTCCTCCCTGGCCGGGCGCAAGGCTTCACTCTCCCGCTTTCTGCCCGGCGCCAGCTGGTTTCTGCAGGGGCTGACCCTGCACAACCTCAAAACGTATCTGGCCCGCCTGCTGGTTCGGGCCGAGGAACGGGAACTTCACATTGACGCCGAGGTCCAATACGGTAAAATCGCCAGGACCATCAGCGCCCGAGCAGATGCGCTGGAGACTGATCTCATCGTGCTGGCGACCCATGGCAAGGCGGGAACTCAGGCCTTCTGGGCCAACAGTATCGCAGCCCAGGTTCAGGGTTTGACCACCCGCTCCCTGCTGCTGATTCCGGTTTAA
- the mprF gene encoding bifunctional lysylphosphatidylglycerol flippase/synthetase MprF produces MAPPVQKTFSLHRLLPLMVLVLFIAALWVLHGVLRQFHYHQVVVQLRAIPASQVLAALGLTILSYLIMTAYDQLAVHYIRHPLPKGKVALASFVSYAFSNTIGLSLLTAGSIRYRLYSAWGLSTEEIARLVTFTVLTFWLGIVTVGGITFVTEPLALPVLEHLSIHSARPLGLLFCGLVVGYLLVIFMRNSPFRFRNWELPLPTLRLAGAQVLIGALDWALAGSVLFVLLPTHAKLSFPQFLAIFLLAQVVALISHVPGGLGVFESMVLLSAPEIPADVLLGAMLIYRAIYYLLPLMLAALLLGGNELLQRKRLIKQAAQLAGRWGGVIIPQLLAATTLVSGAVLLFSAATPALPERLHWLQDFLPLPVIELSHFLGSLVGVGLLLLARGLQRRLDAAYLLAAVLLVAGSAFSLLKGADYEEALLLALMLLALLPCRRYFYRHASLLSEPFSFGWSITILLVLVCSFWLGLFAYKYVAFSNELWWHFALRGDAPRFLRATVGATALLLVFGLTKLLHPSPQDPDLPGSSELDAAKPILARSPVTMPNLALLGDKALLFDDQRNGFVMYGVERHSWIALGDPVGPPEITQDLAWKYRELVERHGGQTVFYEVGTAMLHVYLDMGLTLFKLGEVARVPLAEFSLEGATRKGLRYTYNRLNRDGCSFEVQPASALPELMPELRRVSDAWLREKSTREKGFSLGCFDEDYLLNFPVALIRQEGEIVAFANLWCSGNLQELSIDLMRFCSDAKSGVMEFLLINLILWGKEQGYASFDLGMAPLSGLKNRPFAPLWNRIGAVIFNQGEHFYNFEGLREYKQKFDPIWEPRYLAGPGGLSLPRILLNIAALISGGIKGVIAK; encoded by the coding sequence ATGGCACCACCCGTTCAAAAAACTTTCTCTCTCCATCGCCTGCTCCCCCTGATGGTGCTGGTTCTTTTTATTGCGGCGCTCTGGGTGTTGCATGGCGTCCTGAGACAGTTTCACTATCACCAGGTGGTGGTGCAACTCAGGGCGATCCCGGCCTCACAGGTACTGGCGGCGCTGGGCCTGACGATTCTGAGCTACCTGATCATGACGGCCTACGATCAGCTGGCGGTTCACTACATCCGCCATCCTCTGCCGAAGGGCAAGGTCGCGCTGGCCTCCTTTGTCAGCTACGCCTTCAGTAACACCATCGGCCTTTCCCTGCTGACAGCCGGATCGATCCGCTATCGTCTTTATTCGGCCTGGGGCCTCTCTACAGAGGAGATCGCACGACTGGTCACCTTTACGGTGCTGACCTTCTGGCTGGGCATCGTCACCGTCGGCGGCATCACCTTTGTAACCGAACCCCTGGCGTTACCGGTACTTGAACACCTGTCGATCCATTCAGCGCGACCACTCGGGCTCCTCTTCTGTGGTCTGGTGGTCGGCTACCTGCTCGTCATCTTCATGCGCAATAGCCCTTTCCGTTTCCGCAACTGGGAGCTCCCGCTACCGACGTTGCGCCTCGCCGGAGCACAGGTTCTGATCGGCGCACTCGACTGGGCGCTGGCCGGCAGCGTCCTTTTTGTCCTGCTCCCGACCCATGCGAAACTCTCGTTTCCACAGTTCCTCGCGATCTTCCTGCTCGCTCAGGTCGTGGCCCTGATCAGTCATGTGCCGGGCGGTCTGGGGGTTTTCGAATCGATGGTTCTGCTCTCTGCCCCCGAGATCCCGGCCGATGTCCTGCTCGGCGCGATGCTGATCTACCGCGCCATCTACTATCTGTTGCCCCTGATGCTGGCCGCGCTGCTGCTCGGGGGGAATGAACTACTGCAACGCAAACGATTGATCAAGCAGGCGGCACAGCTGGCGGGTCGCTGGGGGGGCGTCATCATCCCGCAGCTGCTGGCCGCAACAACCCTGGTCAGCGGCGCGGTGCTGCTCTTCTCCGCTGCCACGCCAGCACTCCCCGAGCGCCTGCACTGGCTGCAGGATTTTCTGCCGCTGCCGGTGATTGAGCTGTCACACTTTCTCGGCAGCCTGGTCGGAGTCGGGCTGCTCCTGCTGGCGCGCGGGCTGCAGCGTCGCCTCGATGCCGCGTATCTGTTGGCGGCCGTTCTGCTTGTGGCCGGCAGCGCATTTTCGCTGCTCAAAGGAGCTGACTACGAAGAAGCCCTGCTGCTCGCCCTGATGCTGCTGGCCCTGCTCCCCTGCCGGCGTTATTTTTACCGTCACGCCTCGCTGCTCAGTGAGCCGTTTAGTTTCGGCTGGAGCATCACCATCCTGCTGGTGCTGGTCTGTTCATTCTGGCTGGGCCTTTTCGCCTATAAGTATGTTGCATTTTCGAACGAGCTCTGGTGGCATTTTGCGCTGCGCGGGGATGCTCCGCGCTTTCTGCGCGCCACCGTTGGCGCAACCGCGCTGTTACTGGTTTTTGGGCTGACCAAGCTTTTGCACCCCTCGCCACAGGACCCTGACCTGCCTGGCTCCTCTGAATTAGACGCAGCGAAGCCGATTCTGGCCCGCTCTCCGGTCACCATGCCAAATCTGGCCCTGCTCGGCGACAAGGCATTGCTCTTCGATGACCAACGGAACGGCTTTGTCATGTATGGCGTTGAACGGCACTCCTGGATCGCGTTGGGGGATCCGGTCGGACCACCCGAGATCACTCAGGATCTGGCCTGGAAGTATCGCGAGCTGGTTGAGCGCCACGGCGGACAGACGGTGTTTTATGAAGTCGGAACCGCCATGCTGCATGTCTACCTGGATATGGGGTTGACACTCTTCAAGCTCGGCGAAGTCGCGCGCGTCCCCCTGGCAGAATTTTCCCTCGAAGGCGCAACGCGCAAAGGGTTACGCTACACCTACAACCGCCTCAATCGCGACGGCTGCAGCTTTGAAGTTCAGCCGGCCTCGGCGCTCCCCGAACTGATGCCGGAACTGCGGCGGGTTTCGGATGCCTGGCTCCGCGAAAAAAGCACCCGGGAAAAGGGCTTTTCCCTGGGCTGTTTTGATGAGGACTATCTGCTGAATTTCCCTGTCGCCCTGATCAGACAAGAGGGAGAGATCGTCGCCTTCGCCAATCTCTGGTGCAGTGGCAACCTTCAGGAGCTCTCCATCGATCTGATGCGCTTCTGCAGCGACGCCAAAAGCGGCGTCATGGAATTCCTGCTTATCAATTTGATCCTCTGGGGGAAGGAACAGGGCTACGCGTCTTTCGATCTCGGCATGGCGCCCCTCTCCGGACTCAAAAATCGTCCATTCGCCCCCCTGTGGAACCGGATCGGCGCGGTCATCTTTAATCAGGGCGAGCACTTTTACAACTTTGAGGGGCTGCGTGAGTACAAACAGAAATTCGATCCGATCTGGGAACCGCGCTACCTAGCTGGTCCGGGGGGGCTGTCTCTGCCGCGCATCCTGCTCAATATCGCGGCCCTGATCAGTGGCGGGATTAAAGGGGTTATCGCCAAATGA
- a CDS encoding SDR family oxidoreductase, with protein MNIRLDGKRALVTGGNSGIGASIALALAEAGAQVAINYVTHPETAQEMVAQIETAGGKALALEADVADPAAIAALFAKLDSAWGGIDILVNNAGIDGGRALSWETELAAWRKVIDVNLLGAFYCAREALQRMVTQKNGVVVNLSSVHEEIAWSGYSAYAASKAAVSMLTKTLAQEAAPFGVRVLSIAPGAIKTPINRSVWSDPQSLKDLVEKIPLARIGEPAEIANMVVVLASEVASYITGRTIFVDGGMTDYPDFAHGG; from the coding sequence ATGAATATCAGACTTGATGGCAAACGCGCCCTGGTCACCGGCGGCAATTCCGGCATCGGCGCGTCGATCGCCCTGGCCCTCGCCGAAGCCGGCGCGCAGGTCGCGATCAACTATGTTACTCACCCGGAAACCGCCCAAGAGATGGTCGCACAAATTGAGACCGCAGGCGGCAAAGCGCTGGCGCTTGAGGCCGATGTCGCCGATCCCGCTGCCATCGCGGCGCTTTTTGCTAAGCTTGATTCCGCCTGGGGCGGGATCGATATCCTGGTCAACAACGCCGGAATCGACGGCGGCCGGGCCCTCAGCTGGGAGACCGAGCTCGCAGCCTGGCGCAAGGTGATCGACGTCAACCTGCTGGGCGCCTTCTACTGCGCACGCGAAGCCTTGCAGCGCATGGTCACGCAAAAAAACGGGGTGGTCGTCAATCTCAGCTCGGTGCATGAAGAGATCGCCTGGTCCGGTTACAGCGCCTATGCCGCGAGCAAGGCGGCGGTCAGCATGCTGACCAAGACCCTGGCGCAAGAAGCCGCACCTTTTGGGGTACGCGTACTCTCCATCGCGCCCGGGGCGATCAAGACGCCGATCAACCGCTCCGTCTGGAGTGATCCACAGAGTCTGAAGGATCTGGTTGAAAAAATTCCGCTGGCCCGCATCGGCGAACCGGCGGAGATCGCCAATATGGTGGTGGTGCTGGCCTCTGAGGTGGCCTCATACATCACCGGGCGCACAATCTTTGTCGATGGCGGCATGACCGATTATCCCGATTTCGCCCATGGTGGCTGA
- a CDS encoding MIP/aquaporin family protein → MPWHHPQLRHQQMEIHDRPVPWLLFGAELLGTALLVTVGLSLVILAFGQGSPLIQLIPSSGVRRLLTGFLFGTTGALIALSPLGKESGAHINPVVTLAFWLTGKLKGCYVPGYIIAQLAGALLGSLPLLTWGAMGRSIDFGATLPGANYSTEAALSGEVITTFCLITGLFFFLRNEKLRPFTPALFPFLYALMVFIEAPVSGTSTNPARSFGPALISGNWQSWWIYWVGPLLGMLLGLAALHFSGLGWFKIEVAKLYHFGHDRYGVFHRQGEPRQQATKGTP, encoded by the coding sequence ATGCCGTGGCATCATCCGCAATTGAGGCATCAACAGATGGAGATTCATGATCGACCTGTTCCCTGGCTGCTCTTCGGTGCTGAACTGCTGGGTACGGCGCTTCTGGTTACGGTTGGATTATCCCTCGTGATCCTGGCCTTCGGTCAGGGCAGCCCGCTGATCCAGCTGATCCCGAGTTCTGGAGTGCGCCGCCTGCTCACCGGGTTTCTGTTCGGCACCACCGGTGCCCTGATTGCGCTCTCGCCCCTCGGCAAGGAAAGTGGCGCGCATATCAACCCGGTCGTGACCCTGGCGTTCTGGCTGACAGGCAAGCTGAAGGGGTGCTACGTGCCGGGGTATATCATCGCCCAACTCGCAGGGGCGTTGTTGGGATCCCTCCCCCTCTTGACCTGGGGCGCGATGGGGCGCAGCATAGACTTTGGCGCGACTCTGCCTGGCGCTAACTACAGCACCGAAGCCGCCCTATCGGGGGAAGTTATCACGACCTTTTGCCTGATCACCGGACTGTTCTTTTTTCTACGCAATGAGAAATTGCGTCCCTTCACCCCGGCGCTCTTCCCCTTCCTTTATGCCCTGATGGTCTTCATCGAGGCGCCAGTCTCCGGTACCAGCACCAATCCTGCTCGCAGTTTCGGTCCAGCGCTCATCTCCGGCAATTGGCAGTCCTGGTGGATCTATTGGGTCGGTCCCTTACTGGGGATGTTGCTGGGCCTCGCCGCTCTTCACTTCAGCGGGCTGGGGTGGTTCAAGATCGAGGTCGCCAAGCTCTATCACTTTGGTCATGATCGCTACGGTGTTTTTCACCGACAGGGTGAACCCAGGCAACAAGCGACGAAAGGAACCCCATGA